Proteins co-encoded in one Fusarium musae strain F31 chromosome 3, whole genome shotgun sequence genomic window:
- a CDS encoding hypothetical protein (CAZy:AA9): MRFSASAAALAMATTVSAHAQVYGLWVNGEDQGDGRNVYIRSPASNSPVKDLTSPDLVCNVNGGKAAPKFVKAASGDELTFEWYHDNRGDDIIDGSHKGPIITYIAPYTESDGTGAIWTKIAEDGYDGKEWAVDKLIKAKGKSTFTLPSALKAGKYIVRQEIIAHHESDVAYASNPARGAQFYPSCAQVEVTGSGTAVPDEKFDFNKGYTSTDKGIVFNLYGSYTTYDIPGPEVWKGTSSGSGSDSGSTPETPAATSAAAEAPAATQPAGGNAGSETQAPAPTPTFATVVRPSEGASAPTSAPVTPPKTGCSSKRRRARRAARRSL; encoded by the coding sequence ATGCGTTTCTCCGCTTCCGCTGCTGCTCTGGCCATGGCCACCACCGTCTCGGCCCACGCTCAGGTCTACGGCCTCTGGGTCAACGGTGAGGACCAGGGTGATGGACGCAACGTCTACATCCGATCTCCCGCCAGCAACTCTCCCGTCAAGGACCTCACCAGCCCCGATCTCGTCTGCAACGTCAATGGTGGCAAGGCCGCTCCCAAGTTCGTCAAGGCTGCTTCCGGTGATGAGCTTACCTTCGAGTGGTACCACGATAACCGTGGAGATGATATCATTGATGGCAGCCACAAGGGTCCCATCATCACCTACATTGCTCCCTACACCGAGAGCGACGGCACTGGTGCTATCTGGACCAAGATTGCTGAGGACGGTTACGATGGCAAGGAGTGGGCTgttgacaagctcatcaaggccaagggcaagTCCACTTTCACTCTCCCCTCTGCCCTGAAGGCTGGCAAGTACATTGTCCGCCAGGAGATCATTGCTCACCACGAGTCCGATGTTGCCTACGCCTCCAACCCCGCCCGAGGTGCTCAGTTCTACCCCTCTTGCGCTCAGGTTGAGGTCACTGGCTCCGGCACTGCTGTCCCTGATGAGAAGTTCGACTTCAACAAGGGTTACACCTCCACTGACAAGGGCATTGTCTTCAACCTCTACGGTTCTTACACCACCTACGACATCCCCGGCCCCGAGGTCTGGAAGGGAACCTCTTCCGGCTCTGGTTCCGACTCTGGCTCTACTCCCGAGACTCCTGCTGCCACCTCCGCCGCCGCTGAGGCCCCTGCTGCTACCCAGCCCGCTGGTGGCAACGCTGGTTCCGAGACTCAGGCTCCTGCCCCTACTCCTACCTTCGCCACTGTTGTCCGACCTTCCGAGGGTGCCTCCGCTCCCACTTCTGCTCCCGTCACTCCCCCCAAGACCGGCTGCTCTTCCAAGCGCCGCCGTGCTCGCCGCGCTGCCCGCCGATCTCTGTAA
- a CDS encoding hypothetical protein (EggNog:ENOG41) produces MASSQLSAAEARWREQVAAMQEAIANLKIPQENGSGEDDLNDDEFGGYSSENSGQDVWDFISDDDQEALSSDFADGDAPDGSAVAVYGAEWFAIRCSAIAAKNGLSADVFESQIMSVLNSDRSDDELQIQLTDLVGFDDFDFIIEILGHRNEIVSAVNSQSQGSSSEPRLLTKAQREENLRRQDQAHKSASLAPAHSKEPQYPHVYKAYSAGNTLSYAGKKYGLPVGSERLSFDKYEEYFIPAGKKGVLGPGQRLIPVKELNGLCRNTFKGYKTLNRMQSLVYPVAHKTSENMLICAPTGAGKTDAAMLTILQTIAQNVEPNPFEDPSATEFAVNADDFKIVYVAPMKALAAEVTEKLGKRLAWLGIKCREYTGDMQLTKSEIIQTQIIVTTPEKWDVVTRKGTGDTELVQKVRLLIIDEVHMLHDERGAVLESLVARTERQVESTQSLIRIVGLSATLPNYVDVADFLKVNKYAGLFYFDSSFRPVPLEQHFIGVKGKAGTKQSKENLDQVAFDKVKEMLERDHQVMVFVHSRRDTQLTARMLHQKAIDAMCADLLDPSYHPGFEQASRDIKQSKSKEIRELLSKGIGVHHAGMARSDRNLMERLFGEGVLKVLCCTATLAWGVNLPAAAVVIKGTQVYSAQDGKFVDLGILDVLQIFGRAGRPQFEDTGIGMICTTHDKLTHYLTAVTEQQPIESKFSTKLVDNLNAEIALGTVTSIPDAVQWIGYSYLFVRMQRSPMSYGIEWSEIRDDPNLVQRRRQLAIQAAKTLQQCQMIIYNERTDELRSKDIGRIASQYYILHTSIQVFNAMMQPQATEADILKMISMSGEFDNIQSRDSEEKELTHLRREIIPCDVDGGIDTPQAKTNILLQSYISKAQPEDFALSNDMNYVAQQSGRICRALFMLALNRRWGHQCLVLLTLAKSIEKRIWPYQHPLHQFDLAKSVLNQLDAKENLTIETMKDMEPAEIGGLIHNQSAGKNIAKILNNFPTVHVEAEIAPLNRDVLRIKLYVIPDFRWHDQIHGTSESFYIWVENSETSEIYHHEFFILNRRKLHDDHELNFTIPLSDPLPSQIYVRAVSDRWLGAETVTPVSFQHLIRPDTESVYTDLLNLQPLPISALKNPALEELYAKRFEYFNPMQTQIFHTLYHTPANVLLGSPTGSGKTVAAELAMWWAFRERPKSKVVYIAPMKALVRERVKDWGVRLARPLGLKLVELTGDNTPDTRTIQDADIIITTPEKWDGISRSWQTRGYVRQVSLVIIDEIHLLAGDRGPILEIIVSRMNYIASSTKNAVRLLGMSTACANATDLGNWLGVKEGLFNFKHSVRPVPLELYIDGFPEVRGFCPLMQSMNRPTFLAVKNHSPDKPVIVFVPSRRQTRLTAKDLINFCGMEDNPRRFLHMDEEDLQLNLARIKDDALKEAINFGIGLHHAGLVESDRQLAEELFLNNKIQILVATSTLAWGVNLPAHLVVVKGTQFFDAKIEAYKDMDLTDVLQMLGRAGRPQFDNSGVARIFTQDSKKDFYKHFLHTGFPVESSLHTVLDNHLCAEVSAETIVTKQDALDYLTWTFFFRRLHKNPSYYGLEISAEEHNSIAAQQLANEYMIEMVSKSLNELADSKCVEVFPNGDVDPTPLGKIMSYYYLSHKTIRHLVKHAKAQASFLDVLSWMSRATEYDELPVRHNEDLINNTLSDNLPFPGHAFGLPMWDPHVKAFLLLQAHMSQIDLPITDYVGDQTSVLDQAIRVIQASIDVLTELGYLSSCLQMMALLQSIKSARWPTDAPVSILPTVEPDIKNDTPISKISALTRPQAMQLAKKLGVPASQHNRFALAVSILPNVEVSIAAATALSVTIGLKRLNQLVEREARIYAPKFPKPQTESWFVIVADLTRDEVVAVKRVGWTTNPNRKLEAGGRPTVKTTIKLPPAQAGQARKFDVLVVSDAYPGLEYRVEGVDIPAPPTVDDAVQSKKADASGSK; encoded by the exons ATGGCATCCTCGCAACTCAGTGCTGCGGAGGCACGATGGCGCGAACAGGTTGCAGCTATGCAAGAAGCTATCGCCAACCTCAAAATTCCTCAGGAGAATGGATCAGGTGAAGACGACCTCAATGATGACGAATTTGGTGGTTATTCCAGTGAAAACAGCGGCCAGGATGTCTGGGACTTTATCTCCGATGACGACCAAGAAGCCTTAAGCAGCGATTTCGCTGATGGAGACGCCCCAGATGGATCAGCTGTGGCAGTTTACGGGGCTGAATGGTTTGCAATTAGATGCTCAGCCATCGCAGCCAAGAATGGCCTCTCTGCTGATGTGTTTGAGAGCCAAATCATGAGTGTCCTCAACTCTGATCGctctgatgatgaacttCAGATCCAACTTACTGACTTGGTAGGCTTTGATGATtttgacttcatcatcgagatACTGGGTCACAGAAATGAGATCGTTTCCGCTGTCAACAGTCAGAGTCAGGGGAGCTCCAGCGAACCTCGACTCCTGACCAAGgctcaaagagaagaaaacctGCgtcgccaagatcaagcacaCAAATCTGCAAGTCTTGCGCCAGCACACTCAAAGGAACCCCAGTATCCACACGTCTATAAAGCATATAGCGCTGGAAACACTCTAAGCTACGCCGGCAAGAAATACGGACTGCCAGTTGGTAGTGAGCGGTTATCGTTTGACAAGTACGAGGAGTACTTTATCCCCGCTGGCAAGAAGGGTGTCCTGGGTCCTGGACAGCGGCTTATACCCGTCAAGGAACTCAATGGGTTGTGTCGAAATACGTTTAAGGGCTACAAGACGCTTAACCGCATGCAGAGTCTTGTCTATCCTGTAGCCCATAAGACTAGTGAGAACATGTTGATTTGTGCTCCTACTGGTGCT GGTAAAACGGATGCTGCTATGCTTACCATTCTTCAAACAATTGCCCAGAATGTTGAGCCTAACCCGTTCGAGGACCCGTCAGCCACCGAATTTGCAGTCAACGCCGATGACTTCAAAATCGTCTATGTTGCTCCCATGAAAGCGCTTGCTGCTGAGGTTACAGAGAAGCTAGGCAAGCgcctggcttggcttggtatCAAGTGTCGAGAGTACACTGGAGATATGCAGCTCACCAAGTCTGAAATCATTCAGACTCAAATTATCGTTACCACCCCTGAGAAATGGGACGTCGTCACACGCAAGGGCACTGGAGACACGGAACTTGTTCAAAAGGTccgtcttctcatcatcgacgaggTACATATGCTTCATGATGAGAGAGGTGCTGTTCTAGAATCCCTTGTGGCTCGAACAGAACGGCAGGTTGAGAGTACGCAGTCTCTCATTCGAATTGTTGGTCTTAGTGCCACACTGCCCAATTATGTTGATGTCGCCGATTTCCTGAAAGTCAACAAATATGCAGGCCTCTTCTACTTCGACTCATCCTTCCGCCCTGTACCTTTGGAACAACATTTCATCGGCGTCAAAGGAAAGGCTGGAACAAAGCAATCGAAGGAGAATCTTGATCAGGTCGCTTTtgacaaagtcaaagagATGCTTGAGCGTGATCATCAAGTCATGGTATTTGTTCACTCACGAAGAGATACGCAGCTTACAGCGCGAATGCTGCACCAGAAGGCCATCGATGCCATGTGTGCAGATCTCCTTGACCCGAGCTATCATCCTGGGTTTGAGCAAGCTTCGCGTGATATCAAAcagtccaagtccaaggagATCCGTGAGCTCCTATCCAAGGGAATTGGTGTTCACCACGCTGGAATGGCAAGATCTGACCGAAACTTGATGGAAAGACTATTCGGAGAAGGTGTCCTGAAGGTTCTCTGCTGTACCGCCACTCTAGCATGGGGTGTCAACTTGCCTGCCGCAGCAGTCGTAATCAAAGGAACTCAGGTTTATAGCGCTCAGGATGGTAAATTTGTTGATCTGGGAATTCTCGACGTACTGCAGATCTTTGGTCGCGCTGGTCGCCCTCAATTCGAAGATACTGGTATCGGCATGATCTGCACAACTCACGACAAGCTCACCCATTACCTGACTGCTGTCACGGAACAACAGCCTATTGAATCAAAATTCTCGACGAAGCTGGTCGACAATCTGAATGCTGAAATTGCACTCGGAACTGTCACTTCTATTCCGGATGCTGTTCAGTGGATCGGATACTCGTACCTCTTCGTGCGCATGCAAAGGAGCCCAATGTCTTATGGCATAGAATGGTCAGAAATTCGCGACGATCCAAACCTAGTTCAAAGACGTCGTCAGCTTGCTATCCAGGCTGCCAAGACCTTGCAGCAATGCCAGATGATCATCTACAATGAAAGGACAGACGAGCTGCGCAGCAAGGATATCGGAAGAATTGCCAGTCAATACTATATCCTCCACACAAGTATTCAGGTCTTCAATGCCATGATGCAGCCTCAGGCCACAGAGGCCGATATTTTAAAGATGATCAGTATGAGTGGAGAGTTTGACAACATCCAATCCAGAGATagtgaggagaaggagttgaCTCATCTACGTCGAGAGATCATTCCATGCGATGTTGATGGAGGCATTGACACCCCTCAGGCAAAAACAAATATTTTGCTGCAGTCTTACATCTCGAAAGCCCAGCCAGAAGATTTTGCCCTTTCAAACGACATGAATTACGTTGCTCAGCAGTCTGGACGTATTTGCCGAGCACTCTTCATGCTTGCCCTCAATCGCCGATGGGGCCACCAGTGCCTCGTGCTTCTAACTCTGGCAAAGTCTATTGAAAAGCGCATCTGGCCCTATcagcatcctcttcatcagttTGATCTTGCAAAGTCGGTCCTGAACCAGCTCGACGCGAAAGAGAACTTGACAATAGAGACCATGAAAGACATGGAGCCTGCAGAGATTGGGGGGTTGATACACAACCAGAGTGCTGGCAAGAACAtcgccaagatcttgaatAACTTTCCTACTGTTCACGTCGAGGCTGAAATCGCTCCCCTAAACCGAGATGTGTTGCGTATTAAGCTCTATGTGATTCCCGATTTCCGATGGCATGATCAGATCCACGGCACCTCAGAATCGTTCTACATCTGGGTTGAGAATTCTGAGACTTCAGAGATCTACCATCATGAGTTTTTTATCCTCAATAGAAGGAAGTTACATGATGACCATGAGCTGAACTTCACAATTCCCCTTTCAGACCCCTTGCCTAGCCAGATATATGTCCGAGCCGTCTCAGACAGATGGCTGGGAGCTGAGACCGTTACCCCAGTCTCTTTCCAGCATCTCATCCGCCCAGACACTGAAAGCGTCTATACTGACCTCCTGAATCTTCAACCATTACCCATCTCGGCCCTCAAGAACCCTGCGCTTGAAGAACTCTATGCCAAGCGCTTCGAATATTTCAACCCCATGCAAACGCAAATCTTCCATACGCTTTACCATACGCCTGCCAATGTTCTTCTTGGATCACCTACTGGTAGCGGCAAgactgttgctgctgagcttgCCATGTGGTGGGCTTTCCGTGAAAGACCCAAGTCCAAGGTTGTCTATATTGCGCCGATGAAGGCACTCGTCCGTGAGCGAGTCAAAGACTGGGGTGTTAGATTGGCGCGACCACTGGGCTTGAAGTTGGTGGAGTTGACTGGTGACAATACTCCTGATACTAGAACTATCCAGGACgctgatatcatcatcactacGCCTGAGAAGTGGGACGGTATTTCTCGTTCCTGGCAGACAAGAGGATACGTTCGACAGGTGAGCCTGGTCATCATTGACGAGATTCATCTTCTGGCTGGAGACCGAGGTCCTATTCTCGAAATCATTGTGTCTCGTATGAACTACATTGCTTCCTCGACCAAAAATGCCGTCCGTCTCCTGGGCATGTCAACCGCGTGCGCCAACGCGACAGACCTGGGTAACTGGCTAGGTGTCAAAGAGGGTCTTTTCAACTTTAAGCACTCTGTTCGTCCTGTTCCCCTGGAATTATACATCGATGGCTTCCCAGAAGTCAGGGGATTTTGTCCTTTGATGCAGTCTATGAATCGCCCCACCTTCTTGGCTGTAAAGAACCACAGTCCTGACAAGCCTGTCATTGTTTTCGTTCCCTCACGAAGACAGACTCGTCTGACAGCAAaagatctcatcaacttTTGTGGCATGGAAGATAACCCCCGACGATTCCTTCACATGGACGAAGAAGATTTGCAGCTTAACCTTGCTCGAATCAAGGACGACGCACTAAAGGAGGCCATCAACTTTGGAATTGGTCTACATCACGCTGGTCTAGTTGAGTCGGATCGTCAGCTTGCTGAAGAGTTGTTCTTGAACAACAAGATCCAGATCCTGGTCGCTACTAGTACTCTCGCCTGGGGTGTCAACTTGCCTGCTCATCTGGTTGTCGTCAAAGGAACACAATTCTTCGATGCCAAAATCGAGGCATACAAAGACATGGACTTGACCGATGTTCTGCAAATGTTGGGTCGTGCCGGTCGTCCTCAGTTCGATAACTCGGGAGTTGCACGTATCTTTACCCAAGATTCCAAGAAGGACTTTTACAAGCACTTCCTTCACACTGGCTTCCCAGTAGAGTCCTCACTTCACACTGTTTTGGATAACCATCTTTGCGCCGAAGTCTCGGCTGAGACCATTGTCACCAAGCAGGACGCGCTCGACTATCTTACATGGACATTCTTCTTCAGGAGACTACACAAGAATCCGTCGTACTACGGACTTGAGATTTCTGCTGAGGAGCACAATAGCATCGCTGCTCAGCAGCTTGCTAATGAATACATGATTGAGATGGTTAGCAAGTCACTAAACGAGCTTGCTGACTCTAAATGTGTTGAGGTGTTCCCCAATGGCGACGTTGATCCCACGCCTCTTGGCAAGATCATGAGTTACTACTACCTCTCGCACAAGACGATCCGTCACCTTGTCAAGCATGCGAAAGCTCAAGCCTCATTCCTCGACGTCTTGTCATGGATGTCCCGCGCTACCGAGTACGACGAACTCCCCGTACGCCATAATGAAGACCTCATAAACAACACTCTTTCGGACAATTTGCCATTCCCTGGTCATGCCTTTGGGCTCCCTATGTGGGATCCCCACGTGAAAGCTTTCCTGCTTCTCCAAGCACATATGTCTCAGATAGATCTTCCAATCACTGACTATGTTGGTGATCAGACTAGTGTTCTCGATCAGGCTATCCGTGTCATACAGGCATCCATCGATGTTCTGACCGAGCTTGGATATCTGTCCAGTTGCCTGCAAATGATGGCCCTTCTACAGTCGATCAAGTCGGCTCGTTGGCCCACTGATGCACCAGTGTCAATCCTACCTACGGTCGAGCCCGACATCAAGAACGATACACCAATTTCTAAGATCAGCGCGCTGACTAGACCTCAGGCGATGCAACTTGCTAAGAAGCTTGGTGTACCTGCGAGCCAGCACAACCGCTTCGCTCTCGCTGTATCTATCCTACCCAACGTCGAGGTGTCCATCGCTGCAGCCACAGCACTCTCAGTGACAATTGGCCTTAAGCGTCTCAACCAGCTTGTCGAGCGAGAGGCTCGCATTTACGCACCCAAATTCCCTAAACCACAAACTGAATCGTGGTTCGTTATCGTGGCCGATTTAACAAGGGACGAAGTCGTTGCAGTGAAGCGTGTGGGTTGGACCACGAACCCCAATCGCAAGCTCGAGGCTGGTGGTCGGCCCACGGTGAAGACAACCATCAAGCTCCCTCCCGCTCAGGCAGGCCAGGCCCGCAAGTTCGACGTTCTTGTTGTCAGCGATGCATATCCTGGTCTTGAATATCGTGTTGAAGGTGTCGATATTCCTGCTCCACCCACAGTGGATGATGCTGTGCAGTCGAAGAAGGCAGATGCGTCTGGGTCGAAATGA
- a CDS encoding hypothetical protein (EggNog:ENOG41) yields MSKLRILISGGGIAGPSAAFWLSRLGHSCTIIERFPSLRTGGQQIDIRGQGIEAAKRMGILEEIRNKAVDEDGLQWVDSQGKQKALLERNDSGKGRQSFTSEFEVMRGDLCKIIYEATRQRAQYRFGTSIESFQNVGHEVKVRFSDGADESYDLVIAADGQGSRVRRKLFANDPEAVHVRDLNLNGCYYNLPREAGDKNLATVYSAPGRRVISTRWHSKDRGQAYLMTMSHVKELKEIMSQDVDAQKKLFAEIFEDAGWQAPRLIKAMHETEDFYAQSIVQIKTKTWSKGRVVLLGDAGYAPSPLTGVGTTLALIGACVLSGEIARHGHDIPRALKAYEDTLRPYVEKSQKLPSFVPGIAYPKTNFGIKLQYWIIGLITKLKIDKAILAVLPEDRGTWRIPAYEELGGLKG; encoded by the coding sequence ATGTCGAAACTTCGGATTCTCATCTCAGGCGGTGGCATCGCTGGTCCATCTGCTGCTTTCTGGCTCTCCCGTCTTGGCCATTCCTGCACCATTATAGAAAGATTCCCCTCACTACGCACTGGAGGTCAACAGATTGACATTCGCGGCCAAGGGATCGAAGCTGCGAAGCGCATGGGAATTCTTGAAGAGATCCGAAATAAAGcggttgatgaagatggcctaCAGTGGGTTGATTCGCAAGGGAAGCAGAAAGCTCTGCTCGAAAGGAATGATTCGGGGAAAGGGAGACAGTCGTTCACAAGTGAGTTCGAAGTCATGAGAGGAGATTTGTGCAAGATCATATACGAGGCGACGAGACAAAGAGCCCAATATCGCTTCGGAACATCGATTGAGAGCTTTCAGAATGTTGGCCATGAGGTCAAAGTCAGATTTTCGGATGGAGCTGATGAGAGCTACGATCTTGTCATTGCCGCAGACGGTCAAGGCTCGAGAGTCCGACGGAAGCTATTCGCTAATGACCCTGAAGCTGTTCATGTGCGCGACCTCAATCTGAATGGATGTTACTATAATCTGCCACGGGAAGCAGGCGACAAGAATCTTGCCACTGTATACAGCGCCCCAGGCCGCCGTGTGATCTCAACGCGTTGGCACTCAAAGGATAGAGGCCAAGCATATCTTATGACAATGTCCCACGTGAAAGAGCTGAAAGAGATCATGAGTCAGGACGTTGATGCTCAGAAGAAGCTTTTTGCAGAGATCTTTGAGGATGCAGGATGGCAGGCTCCGAGGCTCATCAAGGCTATGCATGAGACCGAAGACTTTTACGCACAGTCTATCGTCcagatcaagaccaagacgtgGTCTAAAGGGAGAGTTGTTCTACTAGGTGATGCAGGATATGCTCCATCTCCACTGACGGGTGTGGGAACTACACTCGCTTTGATAGGAGCCTGTGTCCTCAGCGGAGAAATTGCGAGACATGGCCATGATATCCCCAGAGCTCTCAAGGCGTATGAAGATACTCTGAGACCATACGTTGAGAAGTCTCAAAAACTGCCGTCGTTCGTCCCCGGTATTGCATATCCAAAGACGAACTTTGGGATCAAATTGCAGTACTGGATTATTGGACTCATCACCAAGCTGAAGATTGATAAGGCGATTCTTGCTGTATTGCCGGAGGATAGAGGGACTTGGAGAATACCTGCTTATGAAGAGCTAGGTGGTTTAAAAGGATGA
- the YKT6 gene encoding palmitoyltransferase (EggNog:ENOG41~BUSCO:EOG09264CP4), which produces MKLHYIGILRNESQPAHEIVAEKELSSYSRFTRNNYGEFMTLFAKTVAERTRPGQRQDVEEQDYTFHAYGRTEGVCGIIISDHQYPALVAHQLLSKVVDEFLSKNPRSSWATGTPALSMPELKEYLTKYQDPQQADSILKIQKELDETKIVLHKTIESVLQRGEKIDDLVAKSDGLSAQSKMFYQQAKKQNSCCILM; this is translated from the exons ATGAAACTGCATTACATCGGC ATCCTTCGTAACGAGAGCCAGCCGGCTCATGAGATTGTCGCTGAGAAGGAGCTCAGCAGCTATTCGCGATTCACCCGCAACAA CTATGGCGAATTCATGACCCTATTCGCAAAGACCGTCGCCGAGCGCACCCGCCCTGGACAGCGacaggatgttgaggagcaaG ACTACACTTTCCACGCCTACGGCCGAACTGAGGGTGTCTGCGGTATCATCATCTCCGATCACCAGTACCCTGCCCTTGTGGCACATCAGCTTCTTAGCAAGGTTGTCGACGAGTTCCTCTCCAAGAACCCCCGCTCCAGCTGGGCCACCGGCACGCCCGCTCTCTCCATGCCCGAGCTGAAGGAGTACCTCACAAAGTACCAGGACCCCCAGCAGGCCGACAGCATCCTCAAGATTCAGAAGGAGCTTGACGAGACCAAGATCGTTCTCCACAAGACCATCGAGAGTGTGCTACAGCGTGGAGAGAAGATCGACGATCTAGTGGCTAAGAGTGACGGTCTTAGCGCCCAAAGCAAGATGTTTTACC AgcaagccaagaagcagaaCTCATGCTGTATTTTGATGTAA
- a CDS encoding hypothetical protein (EggNog:ENOG41), with the protein MATNLSRAATVSAASGYQRRRGSFTADWTDSHSLSKHSFDKRVSRDDLALILKSSKKGNVTAFHIPIHGRLPSPEHSPRTSSLTRTTWVRTSTPDSMIDSGESGVIAVGMAIGSPTQMGDFAPAPWNPQNRAMNAVVDIPEPMPEPVPEPVDETQQKARKWGLFRSKSKRATRPEKPQRSMTESVNTSTTSLGSSGMPTSAPADQSSRKMPKHKPIVIRSQTEPIISEPAQTIAEVPRSVPTSAEVKPISPGKLTKEKPALQRKASKESKLKDPGSGGIGRKMSLRGLRGDSSKKRSEKAIAPPPSSPPPMPPMPAIPHSLLDVEIPSIKMDRYSVMFNSVLRPPQGSASSLLARRQATLDHLKSVKDAIAENRDESLRPRRATSPQPSPTFVSQDNSKPLPSPRFRANTSPALLDSSYYHSEESPEAVTPRVAQISRSESQHNKFAAQATHYQPALVSKFNRRPSAASTDKINVTSAKQTSPPVPIISPNTHSKHSSPFTPSPGTVPESPEHTDDEKDVQVAKGRLSSPSEPSWHMISPPASITSSSAETSRRFSPSSSLASPKKQAPEADAQEALRNAVEISIARQISVSHQQRKMLHPLKSNPSLRHRGNGSPSGPGYIAIEKDERLAETKSSTPTLVHPRELTHSPDAYQIHRKSERVILEES; encoded by the coding sequence ATGGCTACAAATCTGTCACGGGCTGCTACTGTATCGGCCGCCTCCGGATATCAACGTCGTAGGGGAAGCTTCACCGCCGACTGGACAGACAGCCATTCTCTTTCCAAACATTCATTCGACAAGCGGGTTTCCAGAGACGATCTTGCACTCATTCTCAAGAGCTCAAAGAAGGGCAACGTGACGGCGTTTCATATACCGATCCATGGCCGACTTCCATCCCCCGAACACAGCCCGCGAACCTCGTCACTGACGAGAACGACTTGGGTGCGAACTTCAACTCCGGATTCTATGATAGATTCTGGTGAGTCTGGTGTTATTGCTGTTGGTATGGCAATCGGAAGTCCAACACAAATGGGAGACTTTGCGCCCGCACCCTGGAATCCACAGAACAGAGCCATGAATGCAGTCGTCGACATCCCGGAGCCGATGCCAGAGCCAGTGCCAGAGCCAGTCGATGAGACCCAGCAGAAGGCTCGTAAATGGGGTCTTTTCCGATCAAAGTCGAAGCGAGCTACACGGCCAGAGAAGCCTCAACGATCTATGACGGAGAGTGTCAATACTTCTACTACATCATTAGGTTCTTCTGGAATGCCGActtcagcaccagcagaTCAGAGTTCACGGAAAATGCCAAAGCATAAACCGATCGTCATTCGATCTCAAACTGAACCAATTATATCAGAACCCGCGCAGACGATTGCTGAAGTGCCCCGGTCGGTACCAACGTCAGCGGAGGTGAAACCTATTTCGCCAGGAAAACTAACAAAGGAGAAGCCTGCTCTCCAGCGCAAGGCATCAAAGGAATCGAAGCTGAAGGATCCAGGTTCGGGAGGTATAGGCCGAAAAATGTCGCTAAGGGGCCTTCGAGGTGACTCTAGTAAGAAGAGATCAGAAAAAGCAATCGCACCACCGCCCTCATCACCGCCTCCGATGCCTCCGATGCCTGCTATTCCTCACTCTCTGCTAGATGTTGAGATTCCTAGCATCAAGATGGATCGATATAGTGTCATGTTTAACAGTGTTTTACGGCCACCCCAAGGGTCGGCCTCCTCACTTCTTGCTCGACGACAGGCTACTCTCGACCATCTGAAGTCTGTGAAGGACGCAATCGCCGAGAATCGAGACGAGTCTCTTCGGCCACGGAGGGCAACATCGCCACAGCCCTCCCCAACGTTTGTTTCACAGGATAACTCAAAACCTCTGCCTTCACCTCGGTTCCGAGCCAACACATCGCCGGCTTTATTGGACTCATCATATTATCACTCAGAAGAGTCCCCTGAGGCAGTCACACCAAGAGTCGCCCAAATTTCGCGGTCAGAATCTCAGCACAACAAGTTCGCAGCGCAAGCTACGCATTACCAGCCTGCACTTGTCTCCAAATTTAACAGACGTCCCAGTGCTGCGTCTACGGATAAGATTAACGTTACTTCTGCAAAGCAGACCTCACCTCCTGTGCCCATTATCTCGCCCAACACCCACTCCAAGCATTCGTCTCCATTTACTCCCTCACCTGGCACAGTTCCTGAATCTCCTGAACACACAGACGACGAGAAAGATGTTCAGGTAGCTAAGGGAagactctcttctccttcggAACCCTCGTGGCACATGATCTCGCCCCCAGCTTCCATCACGTCCTCCAGCGCCGAAACCTCGAGGCGATtctcaccatcttcatcattggcTTCGCCCAAGAAGCAAGCTCCCGAGGCTGATGCCCAAGAGGCCTTACGCAACGCTGTTGAGATCTCCATCGCTCGCCAGATCAGCGTCTCGCACCAGCAACGCAAGATGCTGCACCCGCTAAAGAGCAACCCCAGCTTGAGACATCGAGGTAACGGCAGCCCGAGCGGACCAGGTTACATCGCgattgagaaggatgagcGTCTAGCTGAGACCAAGTCATCTACCCCTACCTTGGTGCACCCGAGGGAGTTGACTCACTCTCCGGATGCTTACCAAATACACCGCAAGAGTGAGAGAGTGATTCTCGAGGAATCTTAA